From a region of the Paenibacillus lutimineralis genome:
- a CDS encoding sensor histidine kinase, producing the protein MNRFNFSLRRKLIWSALLCFLLPLVGIYLMTNYLTKDLLLERAVSSSEDGLRAIQSEVNSVLDQTLEISNVALMNSEIRQQIQWGQKKKGSLEEKDDYHLNYSRLIRMLDELLRQYDDFYVTILGKNDFTYTNYSYSDYNPYKLYSQPWFEKLDHAPAFSTYWVGLQPNYYDGVEKKESYVITIGRPIRTSSNSIIGYVVISVNERKINSVLTKKMNQSQQVMLLNEEGIVMSHTDRSFIGSRMDWWGQSENDRTVDINGKKYVYAEQAIHANDWKLVSLIPLSSAISKNRQILLISFGLQALFFTIFCILLTVLIATFTKPIRDLSRFITHIGRGRLDMRSGIRGNNEVTLLARTIDNMLDRIESMVDQITIEQTGKRKAELEMLQAQINPHFMFNLLNSIRFNILSRGDRENAELIESLSSLLRMTINRDNEFITLQEEINTIGHYTRLMNFRHANQVRLDVSLNPGCERALVPRFMIQPFIENAIIHGFEQFDGDIFIEAELIEQQQGASDIKITVRDNGAGMSKSRLEELHAKMDKDQGNAKDGPGQGFSGIGVLNVFQRLRLIYGRKVYTELHSEEDVGTVIVIQFPYETKTR; encoded by the coding sequence ATGAATAGGTTTAATTTCTCTTTGCGCAGAAAACTGATTTGGTCAGCATTACTTTGTTTTCTTCTACCGCTCGTCGGCATTTACCTGATGACCAATTATTTGACGAAGGATCTACTTCTAGAGCGTGCGGTCTCTAGCTCCGAAGATGGATTACGGGCAATACAGTCGGAAGTAAACAGCGTATTGGACCAGACCCTGGAGATATCCAATGTGGCTCTCATGAATTCGGAGATTAGGCAACAGATTCAGTGGGGCCAGAAGAAAAAGGGGTCGCTAGAGGAGAAAGACGACTATCACCTAAATTACAGCAGGCTAATCCGCATGCTGGATGAACTGTTACGTCAGTATGATGATTTTTATGTCACCATCCTGGGAAAGAACGATTTTACATATACCAATTATTCGTATAGCGATTACAATCCTTATAAGCTGTATAGTCAGCCATGGTTTGAGAAATTGGATCATGCCCCGGCGTTCTCCACCTATTGGGTTGGTCTACAGCCCAATTATTATGACGGGGTGGAGAAGAAGGAATCCTATGTAATCACCATCGGTCGTCCGATTCGAACTTCATCCAATAGTATTATCGGATATGTTGTTATTAGCGTAAATGAGCGCAAAATCAACAGCGTGCTCACAAAAAAAATGAACCAAAGCCAACAAGTCATGCTGCTGAATGAAGAAGGGATAGTGATGTCCCATACAGACCGATCATTTATTGGCAGCAGAATGGACTGGTGGGGACAGAGCGAGAATGACCGTACAGTCGATATTAATGGCAAAAAATATGTATATGCCGAGCAGGCAATTCATGCAAATGACTGGAAGCTGGTTAGTCTGATTCCGTTGTCATCGGCCATTTCCAAGAATAGACAAATCTTATTGATCAGCTTTGGGTTGCAGGCTTTGTTCTTCACTATTTTCTGTATTCTATTGACGGTATTAATAGCAACCTTTACCAAGCCAATACGCGATTTAAGCCGCTTTATTACTCATATCGGGCGGGGCAGACTGGATATGCGTTCCGGAATTCGTGGCAATAATGAGGTCACTTTGCTGGCACGAACGATTGATAACATGTTGGATCGAATTGAGTCCATGGTGGATCAAATCACGATCGAGCAGACCGGGAAGCGCAAGGCAGAGCTTGAGATGCTGCAGGCCCAGATTAACCCGCATTTTATGTTCAATCTGCTCAATTCCATCCGCTTCAATATTCTGAGCCGGGGGGACCGGGAGAATGCGGAATTGATTGAATCGCTGTCGTCTCTACTGCGTATGACAATTAACCGTGATAATGAGTTCATCACGCTACAGGAGGAGATCAATACGATTGGGCATTATACCCGGTTAATGAATTTCCGTCATGCGAATCAGGTTCGTCTTGATGTGAGCTTGAATCCAGGCTGTGAACGGGCACTAGTGCCAAGATTTATGATTCAGCCTTTTATTGAAAACGCAATCATCCATGGCTTTGAGCAATTTGATGGTGATATCTTCATTGAGGCAGAACTTATAGAGCAGCAGCAAGGCGCCAGTGATATCAAAATTACAGTTCGTGATAATGGAGCTGGTATGAGCAAGTCGAGGTTGGAAGAACTGCACGCCAAAATGGATAAGGATCAGGGTAACGCCAAGGATGGGCCAGGACAGGGATTCTCTGGAATTGGGGTACTGAATGTGTTTCAGAGATTGCGCCTGATCTATGGTAGGAAGGTATATACGGAACTACACAGTGAAGAGGATGTTGGGACGGTTATCGTAATTCAATTCCCGTATGAGACTAAAACGAGGTGA
- a CDS encoding response regulator transcription factor: MLTAILVDDDYPVLRYLSENVAWAELDIELMGCYSNGLEAWEGSQRRWPDIVITDIGMPKMNGLEMLEKFSTVNPQLRSVILSCHNEFAYAQQAMKLKASDYILKESLNVEQLQQLLSHISADLSKERKQTAEALRYMQIEAMNRSALKENFLKDTLYQLSWTKEAWLKQAKLNGLMLDAKHYVPLVVSVDRMSDMIRTRQMNDHTMVFAVENVLQEVLDAMHRSVIFRYSQHELVILVCCVDPTKEQQLLYYSIPKAIQAIKQYVKISVTCLLGRQGDTPEELRRILLPMLNDGSQRFYLRENELHRYEKAVFSTEDMYGEYAAFFSKINDSLALNLQEQLKNIIEEWARWVEDHRFHPANVKEWVLQLLMELQMKTMVTLRAQPNLSEDKLYDVVNSIHSMEHLKSWIMEYLLKLSRKLSILSIRSKRTEVIRAQQYVIQHVTEKLTLEDMAAYLNLNSSYFSRLFKRETNQNFIEYVNMVKLQKAKQLLEQSSKTIEEISDYLGYANKSYFIKLFKREIGMTPSEYTSWNG, encoded by the coding sequence ATGTTGACAGCGATTCTGGTGGATGATGACTATCCGGTGCTGCGCTATCTCTCCGAGAACGTGGCATGGGCAGAGCTTGATATCGAACTGATGGGCTGTTATTCGAATGGCCTCGAGGCTTGGGAGGGATCGCAGAGGAGATGGCCCGATATCGTCATTACCGATATCGGGATGCCCAAGATGAATGGTCTCGAGATGCTGGAGAAGTTTAGTACAGTGAATCCGCAGCTTCGGTCGGTCATTCTGTCTTGCCATAATGAATTTGCTTATGCTCAGCAAGCGATGAAGCTGAAAGCGAGCGATTATATTCTGAAAGAGAGCTTGAATGTGGAACAGCTGCAGCAACTGCTCAGCCATATCTCAGCTGATCTGAGCAAGGAGAGAAAACAGACAGCGGAGGCTCTGAGATATATGCAGATCGAGGCGATGAATCGCTCAGCCCTCAAGGAGAACTTCCTGAAGGACACGTTATATCAGCTCTCCTGGACGAAGGAAGCGTGGCTCAAGCAAGCTAAGCTGAACGGGTTAATGCTTGATGCCAAGCACTATGTCCCATTAGTAGTGAGCGTGGATCGCATGTCCGATATGATTCGCACCCGCCAAATGAACGATCATACGATGGTGTTTGCGGTGGAAAATGTCCTGCAGGAAGTACTGGATGCGATGCACCGCAGTGTTATTTTTCGCTATAGCCAACATGAACTTGTCATTCTCGTCTGCTGTGTAGATCCTACCAAGGAGCAGCAGTTGTTATACTACTCTATACCGAAGGCGATTCAAGCGATCAAGCAATATGTGAAGATATCAGTCACTTGTCTGTTGGGACGCCAGGGAGACACGCCGGAAGAGCTGCGCCGCATCTTGCTGCCGATGCTGAACGATGGCAGTCAGCGCTTCTATTTAAGGGAAAATGAGCTGCATCGGTATGAGAAGGCTGTATTCTCAACGGAAGATATGTATGGGGAGTACGCTGCCTTTTTCTCGAAAATAAATGATAGTCTGGCGCTGAATCTACAGGAGCAATTGAAGAACATTATCGAAGAATGGGCACGATGGGTTGAGGATCATCGCTTCCATCCGGCGAATGTGAAGGAATGGGTGTTACAACTGCTCATGGAGCTCCAGATGAAGACGATGGTCACGCTTCGAGCCCAACCGAACCTATCCGAAGATAAGCTGTACGATGTCGTTAACAGTATCCACTCGATGGAGCATCTGAAGAGCTGGATTATGGAATATTTGCTGAAGCTATCCAGAAAATTAAGCATTCTATCGATCCGTTCCAAACGAACGGAGGTCATTCGGGCACAGCAGTACGTCATCCAGCATGTGACTGAGAAATTAACGCTGGAGGACATGGCCGCTTATCTGAACTTGAATTCCAGTTACTTCAGTCGCTTATTCAAACGTGAGACCAATCAGAACTTTATCGAATACGTCAACATGGTGAAGCTGCAGAAGGCGAAGCAGCTATTGGAGCAATCCAGCAAGACGATCGAAGAGATCTCGGATTATTTGGGGTACGCCAACAAGAGCTACTTTATAAAACTATTTAAACGGGAGATCGGTATGACGCCGAGCGAATACACATCCTGGAATGGATAA
- a CDS encoding glycoside hydrolase family 88 protein, producing the protein MWNAAIGDALVKLKQNIVKHPGKLPHIIEGQRYEWGENNDWIEGFYIGMMWLAYEYGQDTFYKESAEDYLTNFEERLEQHVALDHHDIGFLYSLSAVAEWRVTGNEAARQVALKAAETLLKRWRPQIGIIQAWGLEDDPENGGRMIIDCLLNLPLLFWAYEQTQDQRYYDVAMRHALISQKFLVRGDGSSYHTFYFDRANGNAIRGGTHQGYEDGSTWTRGQAWGIYGFALAYRYTKHDAFLDTSKRLAKYFIEHMPEDDVVYWDFDVPVEAGTPRDSSASAITACGLLELLELTSEDDSSRQMFADALDRTMRALVEKYATTDIPAAEGLLKHGSYHVRGDRAPDDYMIWGDYFYLEALVRLEKGIKGYWYVK; encoded by the coding sequence ATGTGGAACGCAGCAATTGGGGACGCACTGGTTAAGCTGAAACAAAATATCGTCAAGCATCCGGGCAAGCTGCCTCATATCATAGAGGGACAGCGCTACGAATGGGGAGAGAATAATGATTGGATCGAGGGATTTTACATCGGTATGATGTGGCTTGCTTATGAATATGGGCAGGATACATTCTATAAGGAGTCGGCCGAGGATTATCTGACCAACTTCGAGGAGCGTCTGGAGCAGCATGTTGCTCTGGATCATCATGACATCGGCTTCTTATATTCTCTGTCGGCGGTAGCGGAGTGGAGAGTAACGGGAAATGAAGCGGCACGTCAAGTTGCACTGAAGGCAGCGGAGACATTATTAAAGCGCTGGCGCCCACAAATCGGTATTATCCAAGCCTGGGGACTTGAGGATGATCCTGAGAATGGGGGGCGGATGATTATCGACTGTCTGCTGAATCTCCCGCTGCTGTTCTGGGCATACGAACAGACTCAGGATCAGAGATATTATGATGTTGCTATGCGGCACGCGTTGATCAGTCAGAAATTCCTCGTTCGCGGGGATGGCTCATCCTATCATACTTTTTATTTCGATCGGGCTAACGGAAATGCGATTCGTGGGGGTACACATCAAGGTTATGAGGATGGCTCCACATGGACGCGAGGTCAAGCCTGGGGGATTTACGGCTTCGCTCTGGCTTATCGTTATACGAAGCACGATGCCTTCTTGGATACTTCTAAGCGTCTTGCGAAATACTTCATCGAGCATATGCCTGAGGATGACGTGGTGTACTGGGATTTTGATGTTCCGGTTGAAGCGGGAACGCCGCGAGACAGCTCGGCCTCGGCGATCACCGCGTGTGGATTGCTGGAGCTGCTGGAATTGACTTCGGAGGATGACTCCAGCCGTCAAATGTTCGCGGATGCTCTGGATCGCACAATGAGAGCGCTGGTAGAGAAATATGCGACTACGGATATTCCAGCTGCAGAAGGGTTATTGAAGCATGGCTCCTATCATGTTCGAGGAGATCGAGCGCCCGATGATTATATGATCTGGGGCGACTACTTCTATTTGGAGGCTCTGGTACGGCTAGAGAAGGGAATTAAGGGTTATTGGTATGTAAAATAA
- a CDS encoding MerR family transcriptional regulator, giving the protein MSKQFSISTRTLRYYEQIGLITPAKKEDSAYRAYDAETITRLRQIIVLRKLRIPLKQIAEILQSAEARVAIEAFERNLADIEDEITALSTIRSVIKAFVEYLNLRGAKFSLPDDASLLEVVDSLTVSKINFKEEKSMEDLNKASENLNKLADKDVRIIYLPPMTVAAAYATGEGCEGKAIDMITQFVEESGLLKIKPDARSFGFDCSKGAAVIGEPSHVYEVWVSIPYDLEIPAPLVKRTFDGGLYAAHVLRAWDFEDWRLLKEWVDASDKYDNDWNSPRWTSLETVAGQGFEETLNFYNFIQKGGKMEDLQLDLLFPIKEKG; this is encoded by the coding sequence GTGTCAAAGCAATTTTCAATCTCAACCCGTACACTTAGGTATTATGAGCAAATCGGATTGATTACTCCTGCGAAAAAGGAAGATTCCGCATACCGAGCATACGATGCTGAAACCATCACACGTCTGCGTCAGATTATCGTTCTGCGTAAACTGCGGATACCGCTCAAACAGATTGCCGAGATTTTGCAAAGCGCGGAAGCGCGCGTTGCAATCGAAGCTTTTGAGCGTAATCTTGCGGATATTGAGGACGAAATCACAGCGCTCTCCACCATTCGCAGCGTCATCAAAGCCTTTGTCGAATATCTAAATCTCAGAGGTGCGAAATTCTCGCTACCTGACGACGCAAGTTTACTGGAGGTTGTGGATTCATTGACTGTCTCTAAAATTAACTTCAAGGAGGAAAAGTCAATGGAAGATCTAAACAAGGCAAGTGAAAATTTGAACAAACTGGCGGACAAAGATGTGCGGATTATATATTTGCCGCCCATGACTGTGGCTGCTGCTTACGCAACGGGAGAGGGCTGCGAAGGTAAAGCGATTGACATGATAACGCAATTTGTAGAAGAAAGCGGATTGCTAAAGATCAAACCCGACGCGCGGAGTTTTGGTTTTGACTGCTCTAAGGGGGCAGCAGTAATCGGAGAACCTTCACATGTATATGAGGTATGGGTATCCATTCCCTACGACTTAGAAATACCCGCGCCATTAGTAAAACGAACATTTGACGGTGGGTTATATGCCGCACATGTATTGAGGGCGTGGGACTTCGAGGATTGGCGTTTATTAAAAGAATGGGTCGACGCAAGCGATAAATATGATAATGACTGGAATTCCCCACGTTGGACATCGCTGGAGACGGTTGCGGGGCAAGGATTTGAAGAAACGTTGAATTTTTATAATTTTATACAAAAAGGCGGAAAAATGGAAGATTTACAGCTTGATTTATTGTTTCCGATTAAGGAGAAGGGGTAA
- a CDS encoding DUF6273 domain-containing protein — protein MEDIKIDSSLSFGGYNWRVLDIQNNRALIITEDIIEQRAYHDAYKDITWADCALRKYLNGEFYDKFSATDKSRIIPVINRNPDNQWYGSKGGADTQDSVFLLSIEEVVCKYFGDSSSKLHNRGKNQRYWFERKDENNSKRKSKFEGYGWWWWLRSPGRVSVKAVYIHGDGNIGIQGNNILKGNISDGECKGGVRPSLWLKL, from the coding sequence ATGGAAGATATAAAAATTGACTCATCCTTATCTTTCGGCGGCTATAATTGGCGTGTACTTGATATACAAAACAATAGGGCTTTGATTATCACCGAAGATATTATAGAACAACGCGCTTACCATGATGCTTATAAAGATATAACATGGGCAGACTGCGCGTTAAGAAAATATCTTAATGGTGAATTTTATGACAAATTCAGCGCAACGGATAAATCAAGAATAATTCCGGTAATAAATAGAAATCCTGACAATCAGTGGTATGGTTCAAAAGGCGGAGCAGATACGCAAGACAGTGTATTTTTATTAAGCATTGAGGAAGTAGTGTGCAAATATTTCGGTGATAGCAGTTCAAAACTGCATAACCGAGGAAAAAATCAAAGATATTGGTTTGAAAGAAAAGACGAAAACAACAGCAAGAGAAAATCAAAATTTGAGGGTTATGGATGGTGGTGGTGGCTTCGGTCGCCCGGCCGCGTTAGTGTAAAAGCCGTGTATATCCACGGTGACGGTAATATAGGTATCCAAGGCAACAATATATTGAAAGGCAACATCAGCGATGGCGAATGTAAAGGCGGCGTTCGTCCCTCTTTGTGGTTGAAGCTGTAA
- a CDS encoding nucleotidyltransferase family protein — translation MLETRLIQLLSEEEQIIKDLKLIRQLDLPQSYIAAGYIRNYVWDRLHGYGNRGTYSDIDVIYYDPQDVSEERDRLLEDELKRSTGNDKWSVKNQARMHIRNGESPYHSTLDAVKRWPETATAVGAMLDETDQLMICAPHGLEDLFKMVVRRSPFFADQAYYLERVGKKEWDRLWPLLIIMKD, via the coding sequence ATGCTAGAGACGAGATTGATTCAACTCTTAAGTGAGGAAGAACAGATCATCAAAGATCTGAAGCTAATACGGCAGCTGGATTTACCTCAGAGCTATATCGCAGCCGGATACATTCGGAATTATGTCTGGGATCGTCTGCATGGATACGGAAACCGTGGAACATACAGTGACATCGATGTGATCTATTATGATCCACAGGATGTATCTGAAGAACGGGATCGGCTGTTAGAAGATGAACTGAAGCGTAGCACTGGCAATGATAAATGGTCGGTGAAGAACCAGGCTAGAATGCATATTCGTAATGGTGAAAGTCCTTATCACTCTACGCTGGATGCAGTAAAGCGCTGGCCTGAGACGGCCACTGCTGTTGGAGCCATGCTTGACGAGACGGATCAACTTATGATTTGTGCCCCACATGGATTGGAAGATCTGTTCAAGATGGTGGTCAGAAGAAGCCCGTTCTTTGCGGATCAGGCTTATTATCTGGAACGGGTCGGGAAGAAAGAGTGGGATAGATTGTGGCCGTTGTTGATCATTATGAAGGATTAG
- a CDS encoding GNAT family N-acetyltransferase encodes MKYFRKIEGPRIYLSPINAEDVETYTKWINNMPLSLGLGSASQSYSLLREKNVLENLAKENHNYAIVLQETDELLGNCSLFAINEVHRTAELGIFIGEETARNKGYGTEAIQLLTEYGFKILNLNNIMLKLYEFNHSAYKCYDKAGFREFGRRSRACHLNGAFYDDIYMEMVPKDMTTSFLNSILPKKNMN; translated from the coding sequence ATGAAGTATTTTAGAAAAATAGAAGGCCCCCGTATTTATTTGTCTCCAATAAATGCTGAGGATGTAGAGACCTACACAAAATGGATTAATAACATGCCGCTGTCTTTAGGATTGGGGTCAGCTTCTCAATCCTATAGCTTGCTCCGGGAAAAGAATGTGCTTGAGAATCTGGCGAAAGAGAACCACAATTATGCGATTGTGCTGCAGGAGACGGATGAATTACTGGGGAATTGCAGCCTTTTTGCAATCAATGAAGTGCATCGAACTGCAGAGTTGGGTATTTTTATCGGGGAAGAGACGGCCAGAAATAAAGGTTACGGTACAGAGGCGATTCAGTTGTTAACCGAATATGGATTTAAAATATTGAATCTCAACAATATCATGCTTAAATTGTACGAATTCAATCACTCTGCCTACAAATGTTACGACAAGGCTGGATTTCGCGAGTTCGGGAGAAGAAGCAGAGCATGCCATTTAAATGGTGCTTTTTATGATGATATCTACATGGAAATGGTTCCCAAGGATATGACGACAAGTTTCTTGAACAGTATTCTTCCTAAGAAAAATATGAATTAA
- a CDS encoding alpha/beta fold hydrolase: MRRYKSEAGRQLIYHSYERLLEDWNVEYVEQDIMTTYGSTHVVTAGAQENPPLLLLHGTADNTAMMWIYNIQRLSERFFVIAVDAIGGSGKSEPNVDYYVKFDQTVWLDEVLNGLGIERIYVAGVSYGAYLAYHYAIMRPEKVIKIICMSGGIAASQAEVMGKMMKAFLPEALFPSEGSCKRLLRKLSGPNYTVFENNAELMKHWYYLLKYFNNKSMAQHKLTIFNDEQISSIRDKSHFLIGDQDMLSNYPKSIQRLEAHGLNYRIVNHAGHAINHEQAEEIDSEIIRYFIGS, encoded by the coding sequence ATGCGCCGATACAAATCTGAAGCAGGTCGTCAACTCATCTATCATTCTTATGAGAGGCTGCTAGAAGACTGGAACGTCGAATATGTGGAGCAAGATATCATGACTACTTACGGAAGCACCCATGTGGTGACCGCCGGTGCGCAGGAGAATCCGCCGCTATTATTGCTTCATGGAACTGCAGACAATACAGCGATGATGTGGATATACAATATCCAGCGTCTATCTGAGCGCTTCTTCGTCATAGCGGTTGATGCCATAGGGGGTTCCGGGAAGAGCGAGCCTAATGTCGATTATTATGTAAAATTCGATCAAACCGTCTGGTTGGATGAAGTACTAAATGGACTTGGTATCGAAAGGATATATGTGGCTGGGGTCTCTTACGGAGCGTATTTAGCCTATCATTATGCCATTATGAGACCGGAGAAGGTCATCAAGATCATATGCATGTCTGGTGGAATCGCAGCTAGCCAAGCTGAAGTGATGGGCAAGATGATGAAAGCCTTCCTGCCTGAGGCGCTGTTTCCAAGTGAGGGGAGCTGCAAAAGACTGTTAAGGAAGCTGTCCGGTCCCAATTATACAGTGTTTGAGAACAATGCGGAATTGATGAAGCATTGGTATTACTTGCTTAAATATTTCAATAATAAGTCTATGGCGCAGCACAAGCTGACGATATTTAACGATGAGCAAATCTCCAGTATTCGGGACAAATCGCACTTCTTAATCGGTGATCAGGATATGCTTAGCAATTATCCCAAATCGATTCAGAGACTAGAAGCTCACGGTTTGAATTATCGAATCGTTAATCATGCCGGGCATGCTATTAACCATGAGCAGGCAGAAGAGATAGACTCGGAAATCATTCGGTACTTTATTGGTTCGTAA
- a CDS encoding aminoglycoside adenylyltransferase domain-containing protein, whose protein sequence is MDMKQEELLQQIVELFLEEAESNLVGVYLHGSMAMGCFNPNKSDLDLLVVLRRPESAECYRRIAKRLIEIESILPQGAAGIELSVILEICLSNFIYPTPFELHYSAAHRDRYRSDHGYLCGGFEDPDLAAHIMITYYRGITLYGQPVKEVFEPIDSRYYVQSILGDVEDATEGIIENPVYFTLNLCRVLLFLKEGRISSKQEGGEWGAQALPVQYKDLIWKCLTEYKGTVDSELKHDPGLLTEFAGFMKREIIKAGEAEQFDQ, encoded by the coding sequence ATGGACATGAAGCAGGAGGAATTGCTCCAGCAAATCGTTGAGCTTTTCCTGGAGGAAGCAGAGAGCAATCTAGTTGGTGTATATTTGCACGGATCTATGGCGATGGGATGCTTCAATCCGAACAAGAGCGATCTGGATCTTCTGGTGGTACTCCGCAGACCCGAGTCTGCAGAATGCTACCGCAGAATAGCTAAGCGACTGATCGAGATTGAATCTATTTTGCCTCAGGGTGCCGCAGGAATTGAACTCAGTGTAATATTGGAAATCTGTTTATCCAACTTTATTTATCCAACACCGTTTGAATTGCATTATTCAGCAGCTCACAGGGACAGATATCGATCGGATCATGGTTATTTGTGCGGTGGCTTTGAAGATCCGGATCTAGCGGCTCATATCATGATCACTTATTACAGGGGAATTACATTATACGGTCAACCGGTCAAAGAAGTCTTTGAACCAATAGATAGCAGATATTATGTCCAGTCGATACTAGGGGATGTTGAGGACGCGACGGAGGGCATCATAGAGAATCCGGTATATTTTACGCTGAATTTATGCCGGGTTCTGCTGTTCTTGAAGGAGGGGAGGATCTCCTCCAAACAGGAAGGCGGGGAATGGGGAGCTCAAGCGCTGCCGGTACAATACAAAGATTTGATCTGGAAATGCCTTACGGAATATAAAGGTACAGTTGACTCGGAGTTAAAGCATGATCCTGGGCTGTTGACTGAATTTGCCGGGTTCATGAAAAGGGAGATTATAAAGGCAGGCGAAGCAGAGCAATTTGACCAATGA
- a CDS encoding RidA family protein, translating into MGAVDARLHELGIILPEASGPAAKYANYVIVNGLMFVSGKGPGSSPKGKLGSDFTTEEGYRYAQEAGIEVLAVLKEALGSLDRVKRVVKVQGFVNAEPTFEEHHKVLNGFSDLMYELFEVRGQHARSVFGAVSVRDNLPIIVDSIFEVE; encoded by the coding sequence ATGGGAGCTGTAGATGCTAGGTTACATGAATTGGGAATTATACTGCCGGAAGCAAGTGGTCCTGCAGCTAAATACGCCAACTACGTTATCGTAAATGGGCTTATGTTCGTGTCCGGCAAGGGTCCCGGTTCGAGCCCAAAAGGTAAGCTGGGCAGTGATTTCACTACGGAAGAAGGTTATCGTTATGCCCAAGAGGCCGGAATTGAGGTATTAGCTGTGTTAAAAGAGGCGTTAGGCAGCCTGGACCGGGTGAAAAGGGTAGTGAAGGTGCAGGGCTTCGTCAATGCGGAGCCGACCTTCGAAGAGCATCATAAGGTGCTCAACGGATTTTCCGATCTAATGTATGAATTGTTTGAAGTGCGAGGACAGCATGCCAGATCCGTGTTTGGGGCGGTATCGGTTAGAGATAATCTGCCTATTATTGTGGACTCTATTTTTGAAGTGGAATAG
- a CDS encoding GNAT family N-acetyltransferase, which produces MNFTVREMQTPDDYTEVADLLNYELSEETHADHLALEDSKIPAVGTLGKNESGLLTGHDRMRIVAVNEDEAIIGYGISWRAPWTAAGELNHWLIVNPHYRNQGIGAALYNTLEQWANGIGASKLNYEVHDDQDSSIAFSREHGYEQERHNFESVLELNSFDRSMFEYINLRYPILPLTEIDDPDREQRLYELYKETTQDIPGISGDYFDFHEWRKWTLELPESKPENILVALDGNKFIGVTHLLHFETANSMYNEYTGVRRDYRGQRIGLSLKLKAIELAVSKKIEYMRTNNDSLNAPMLTINRDRLKFEAVPGRYKMVKFLQQV; this is translated from the coding sequence ATGAACTTTACAGTTCGAGAAATGCAAACCCCAGACGATTATACCGAGGTTGCTGATTTGTTGAATTATGAATTGTCTGAGGAGACCCATGCGGACCATTTGGCCTTGGAGGATTCGAAGATCCCTGCAGTTGGTACCTTGGGGAAGAATGAATCAGGACTGCTGACTGGCCATGATCGTATGCGGATCGTTGCTGTGAATGAAGATGAAGCCATCATTGGATACGGTATATCCTGGAGAGCTCCATGGACAGCAGCCGGAGAGCTGAATCATTGGCTCATTGTGAATCCGCACTATAGGAATCAAGGGATTGGCGCAGCATTGTACAATACGCTGGAACAGTGGGCTAACGGTATTGGCGCCAGCAAGCTGAATTATGAGGTACACGATGATCAGGACAGCTCTATAGCTTTTTCTAGAGAGCATGGTTATGAACAGGAGAGACATAATTTCGAATCTGTCCTGGAACTGAACTCATTTGACAGGAGCATGTTCGAATATATCAATCTCCGTTATCCAATTTTACCTCTTACAGAAATCGATGATCCTGACCGGGAACAAAGGCTGTACGAGCTGTATAAAGAGACTACACAGGATATACCTGGCATCAGCGGAGATTATTTTGATTTTCACGAATGGAGAAAGTGGACCCTGGAATTACCGGAGTCTAAGCCAGAAAATATACTGGTGGCTCTGGATGGGAATAAATTCATCGGAGTCACTCATCTGCTGCATTTTGAGACTGCGAACAGCATGTATAACGAGTATACAGGTGTTCGGCGAGATTACCGTGGCCAAAGGATCGGGTTATCGCTTAAACTAAAAGCGATAGAGCTTGCGGTGAGTAAGAAAATAGAATATATGCGCACCAATAACGATTCATTGAATGCTCCTATGCTAACGATCAATCGCGACCGTCTTAAATTCGAGGCCGTACCGGGTCGTTATAAAATGGTTAAGTTTCTGCAGCAGGTATAA